CAACAGAGGAACTGCAGGTGAACACATTAGAACCGACTCCACGACCCAGATccttcaggttctggttctcagGATCAATGTCTGGACTTTAAGTCGTCTGACTCTTTGTAATGACTCTTATTGTATTCGTCTGTTTTTGTCAATGTGACCTGAAGTTATATAAAATACCCCAAAACCAAAAATTGTTGGAAATCACTGCCATTTGTCGCCTTTCTGACAGAAGGAAGTTGAGTTTATTTTCAATCTATACATTTATTGATCATACAGCTGTTTGCTGGTTATCGTTCACTCGGGTGCCTCGCGGGGGCGAAGCCGACCCGGTCCTGTCCCCTGTCGAAGACGCTGTAGTACTCCGTCAGAAACACATCTCCCAGAATCCACAGCGGCCCCTCGGGGGACACGATGTCCACCGTCATGAAACCGCTGAAACAGAACTCCTTGTCCCCGAGCATCTCCTGAGAGGACACAGATATTTCTAATCCCATTCACACGTGACAGTTATGAACAGAACATTACTGTAGTTCACCTTGCGGACGTATTGCTCAGCGGTCAGCGTGTACTCTGTTCCCCCGAGGACGAATGTCACATGAGGCAAACTGGACAACCTGACACAGTCGATAAggaactaaacacacacacacaaagataaaggTCAAATCAGATGCGACGGCAAACTGACACGTGGTTTCACAAAACTCAGATCCTTTACCTCTCCAATGTTTGTGGGCGTGGCTCcgatcagctgctgcaggttgaGGATGTCGACGGTCGGTCCAGCGATCAGGGAGGTTCCCGTGTCGACGATCGCCTGGCAACCGCGAGGACAGAAGGAGCTCGTACCCTGCACCGCCACGCtggaacacgcacacacgtgagGCTCGTGTACATATCATAATGCATGAATTATGATATGTTTCATATTACAGTAGGAAACACATGGATACCTGTCCATTTTTATCTGCCAGTATCCTTTAGCGGTCACTGGGATCCAGTTCATCGTTCCACTGTACAACGACTCGTCGATTCCCCCGAGGATCAGTTCCCCctctgggctgctgctgctcgttctcctgcagagacacaaactaCAGTTTATACTTTTCATGTGTTTAGTCAAACCCTTCTTTGACTCCACTCGGAGAACTCTCTAATTCCTCTGGACTCGACCGGAACCTCGTATGAACCTTCTGGAACATGTTGGAAATCCAGGGCCATTTTCAAAGGTCACTCGAAAGCCCAGTGATCATCCAAACCACTGCTGGTAGACGCTGGAAAGTTACTTGTTCGAAACGATGATCCCTGTGAGGCAGGAACAACACGCAGCCCTACGCTGGCGGGCTCCCCACACGAACGACATGATAATGTCAGAACATTACTCTGACGTTGCACCTGCTGAGGTAGAAGGAGAAGACCGGCTCATCCACCGTCTTTTGCGCCAACATGTTGTCAAACACGGGGTTTCCCAGGATCTCCGCCAGGGCCGGGTAGCCCATCCCCAGGACGCCGTCGAACCGCGCCATGACAAACGTGGCCCCGGGCTCGTAGACGGACTCGCCGAACTCCTGGTTCACGATGCTCAGATTACCGATCTGGAAAAGACCACAACtattgtattcattttgttatttgattTGGGAAATGTTGCTGACACCTGGCGAGGTCGTTTCGTACTTGGTCATTTTCTAAATGTCTTTTGATCATTTCTGTCCCGAGCGTATGAACATGTGATgaacacttttcttttatgtggaacagaacagaccttCAGCGTGTCTCTGGCCATGACGCCCAGCAGGTGTCCAGATCCGTAGTGGATCCCAAACATCCGACCGTCATGATGGAACGAGGTCGAGTCGAAGGCCCTGAAGCGCCTGTGcagcactgagagagagagagagagagagagagagagagagaccttgaACTTCTTATCACAGGCCGGATGAGTCGCGTCGTCCTGACCCACAGACTCAAACTTTACAAATATAGAAACACAGAATCAATCGCTGGGTTGAGTTTTGtaagactctgtgtgtgtgtgtgtgtgtgtgtgtgtgtgtgtgtgtgtgtgtgtgtgtgtgtgtgtgtgtgtgtgtgtgtgtgtgtgtgtgtgtgtgtgtgtgtgtgtgtgtgtgtgtgtgtgtgtgtgtgtgtgtgtgtgtgtgtgtgtgtgtgtgtgtgtgtgtgtgtgtgtgtgtgtgtgtgtgtgtgttaccgcaGGCCTGGCTGACACAGTACGATGACGGCACCCAGATATCCGATGAGCCGGTGTCAAAGATCACAGAGAAGTTCTGCTCCGGTGTCCCCAACTGGACTTCACCGTAATACTGAGCCTGAACACAAGACGCACAGCCTGAGCATCAGGcggccattttatttttttaaatcaaacaaaataaaaccaaattgTTCCAGTTTTCATGCTTGACTTTAAACTGCTGAGCAAGGCACAGAACTAGTGACACATTCCGTGGACAACAGTGGCCCCCACTGGAATTATCAAGTAACTGCAACACGTTTAACACCaacttatttatatattctaatattatttgatcaaaaaaactatatttatctTCCTGTAGGTGGAATCTATACAGCCTGACAGGTGGTGGGTTAGTGCCTTTGCTCATGAGCTCATGAGGTTTGAACCAGCAACCTCTCCCCCAGACACTCCTCGGTCTTCGTCCTTACGTCCATGAAGTTGTAGATCCGCTCACTGGACCGTCCGAGTCGCAGCGACGGCGTCCCGATGGGGAAGCACTGAGCGTAGCGGCGGTTGAACGCGTCGGGGCGGTGGTCCCTCAGGAACTCGTCCAGCAGGCCGTCGGCTCGCAGCTGGGAACGAATGGAACGCACCCGCCTCAATGGGATCCTGCGGGTGATTGGTCGATGATGGTTCGAGTGTCTTAGGTTCTTAAATTCACTCAAAGATTGaacttttaaatgtgttaagCTTTAACTTTGGAGGATATTTACAAGCTTTTGAACTAAAGTTGAGCAAATAATAAGTCAGACGTCTTTCAACTTTATTCATTCACAAGCTCAACTCTTACtatgaatggaaaataaagaaataccaTTTCAGGAGGTTTAAAATTGTGGAAAAACTAAACTATAactatattttctatattctaTTGAGAGAAACGTTGATCTCAGTGTGCGTGTTTCCTACCGGACCACCGCTGAGCTCGTCCATGTCCATCCCACcagaaccagcagcagcagcctcgtCATGTCTGATCTCCCTCAGTCCGGAGCTCGTCAGACACTGAGGAGCTCATCAGACTTCACTGACGCTCTGATTGGAtcagagtctgtgacgtcacaAACCCtcagagtgtgtgagcgtgtgtgtgtgtatgtgtgtgtgtgagcgtgagcgtgagtgtgtgtgtgtgtaacattttAAAGTTGATGCATCAGTAACTTTTGGTTTCCGGCCTGAAACAGTTAAAGAGTCGTTTGTCAGGGTGAACGAACTGAACACGATGTTCGAGTCACTTTGACCTcatgaggcagaaaaaaacaaatactttttttaaacaaagttaaCGAGCTGGATTATTCTTATGTTTTGACTACAtaacagtaattttttttaaatgtattataattattaatattactgGACggtaactgtaaaaaaatacaaacactaaCAGAAAAAGCTAAAATAACTTTCTTCACGGCGAGTTAACATCACgatttgaagaaaacaaagacaaacaaagccTCCGGTGAcaatttgttcttttatttcagtAAACAAAGAACCGCCTTCACTTCCTCTCTAAACGCCAACTgtgctaacgttagcatagCCAGGACCTCGGCTAATGTTAGCATCACAAACTGCACTGACCAACTCCATTCCACTGTTAGCGCTCTGTCCAGCTAGCATTAGCAGAGCCACTGAGGTCAGCTAGCGTTAGCCGGCTAACACTTCCACAGTGTTTTaagtgacagagaaaaaacaaaacaaaccagcgGAGCGTTTCTTTAATTTGAACTAGACAGAGGTGATAAATAACAAGACCGATGCCCCTCCCCCcgttcttcttcatcctcctcttcctctagcAGGGGTGATGGTCGGGAACTCTCTTcctacaaaaacaaacagcgacagcaattttttaaaaatggcattTGTCAGAAATTTTAATTTGAGCATTAGCATAACCGTCGCTTGGTGACGAGACTCTGACGAACTGACCTGGGAGCAGCTTTGATGATGTTGTCGACCCTCAGTATCATCTCCGCGGCCTCGGAGGCGCTGAGCAGAACCTGACGCTTCACCTGGAACGACTCGGTGATGCCGAGCTCCGCCATGTTGCCGATCGTGCCCTCGAACATGTCTGCAGGGAGAAACACAAGCTCGTCAGCTGACTGGTGAAGGTGCGTTTACAGACGCAGTCAGAGATCAGAGCgctgagaaaaataatctgacaggcaaaacaaatgaaacgtCACTCACTCAGTCCGAAGCTGCTCTTGTTGTCCTGGTGTGCAGCTCTCAGTTGAGCCACCAGGTCGGCGCTGTCGTAGCCGGCGTTGTCGGCGATGATGGTCGGCAGCTGGAGacggaaaaacaaagaggaattattaaaataataactgaCGGGGCAGCGGATTAAAATCAGTCGGGTGGTTTGTGGATATTATTGTGATTCCACAGAAATTTTCCTGTTTTATCAACCGTGTGACGTTTGAGCCCGTTGGAAAGTTGAGAGTCCAAAGTTTCTTTCTGTTTCGTACCGTCATCAGAGCCTTGGCGAACGACTCCATGGCGACCGCCTCCTTCCCTGGCGTCCTGTTGGCGAGGTCGCTCACCACCCGGGCCATCAGCATCTCGGAGCAGcctgacgaggaggaagaggcggagtcaGGACGTATGTCACAGGTCATATGACGGATGATTAGCGTgttttaacgtgtgtgtgtgtgtgtgtgtgtgtgtgtgtgtgtgtgtgagacgtcGTACCTCCTCCATACACGGTGCGTGGCTCCTTCACTGTCtgagccaacacacacagagcatcgTGCAGCGAGCGCTCGGCCTCGTCCAGGATCTGCTGCGTCGCTCCGCGCAGGATGATGGTACACGCCTcgcctgaggaggagggagggggggggggagtttacTACACAAACAACCACAGCTGCTCTGACACTACAGGAAGtagagagtctgtgtgtgttcgtacCCATGGAAACCCCAGAGAAGTGGATGAGTGTGTCTTCTCCGATCATCACCTCCTCGATCAGTTTGCAGTGACCGAGCTTCACCAGCTCCGGGTGGTCGAAGGTGGAGGTGATCTCTCcgcctaaacacacacacacacacacacacttatattaACTGAGACTCATCTTCTTTATGACAATTTTCAAGTGGCAGGAAGTGAAAAACGTGCATGTACGTACCAGTGACCAGGGCGAGTCGCTCGACGCCAGAGAAGTCGGCGTGCTCGATGGCCATGATGCCGGCCTGAGCGAACAGCTGCTCGGGATAGTTATAGATCAACTGTCTGCAGAGAAACAACGTCACGCATTTAAGTCAtgatgacgacaacaacaatacacacacacacacgactctgCGTCCACACGCGTGCCGTGGTCCGACACGTGTTCGTACCTGTTGATGAAGCAGTTGATCCCGTGTTTCAGGATCCGCTCGaccttctccttcatcttctccttctccgcctGTTCGATTTCGGCGACCTTCGCCATCGAGTCGACGCGAACCCTGGAGCCAAACACCTGAgacccacacacaaacagcaacactacattacccacaatgcaattcGAACACCGACAGTTTGAtcagacatttgtgtttcatgtggaCTCAGGTGACTTTGACTTTTAACGCTCGATTATATCTGCTgctctttcacaataaaagactTCCTTTGTGTTCGTACCTTGATCTTGTCGGTGTCCATGCCGGTGTTGGCGATCAGGATGTTGACGTTCTCCAGCCTCTTCGGTTGGTTCACTCCGATCTTTTTGTCCAACAGGAAACCTGTACACATGTTACACGTTACAGCGACCAATCAGAGAGAAGGACTAACGACACATCACACACGCGGCCTCCCTCACCTTCATCCAGGTACGAGTCGGTGAGGCTGCCGCCGAGCTTCTTGATGACGTGGATGGCGTCCAGGTTGCCGGAGCCCTTCAGCCTCATGACCGCGTTGACGGCGAGGTTGGCGAAGTGGTCCTTGTGGTGCGTCAGCAGCTTGGATGAGAGCGTGGTGCGCGAGATGTTCAGCAGGTCCTCCTGGAAACGAGCGTCGTCGTTGCTACGGAGACCAGAGAAGGAAGAATTAAAACACTGACCCGGGGGTTTGATGGTGAtgacgtcgtcgtcgtctgaACTCGTCTCACCTGTGGTCCACGGCGGCTTCTCTCAGAGCTTCTCTGGCCGCCTGCGTCGCCTTCCTCCAGCCGGAGATGATTGTCTGCGGGTGGATCTTCTTGGCGATCAGAAGCTCCGCCTCCTGCGACACGGTGAGAAAGACTCTTGATAAAACACcttcatccatttatttttcacacatgATGCGACGTGACGAGGACGACGACCGGTTGTTTACCCTCAGCAGCTCGGCGGCGAGCACGGTGACGGATGTCGTCCCGTCTCCGACCTCATCGTCCTGGACCTTCGACATGTCTGTGGACAAACAGGATTCCAAGATTAATAattcatcttctcatctaatTTTGACATggtataaatattttatttgtacttGAATACTGACGTTAGTTTCTGGACATGTCCATGATTATTGCGGCCTTCCGTTACACATTGAATTACCGACCTGAGTCGAAATGTCCGAGCTCGGAGCTCAGGTTTCCCAGGTGTAATGGAACAGAGCATAAGTATGAGTATCTTCACTCACCAACCAGAACTTTGGCGGCGGGGTTGTCGACTCCGATGGCCTTCAGGATCGTCGCTCCGTCGTTGGTCACCGTCACCGAGGCGCCTTTTCCTCCGCCGAGCAGAATCTTGTCCTGACGAGAGGAAACGTGACCGTCAGCGTAACAGAAATATTCAAGTTGTatgaatctttatttttaaaccttcttACCACAAACACTCCACTGTGACTATGACACGAATTGACTCAGGGTTCAATAATGAGATGACTCACCATTCCCTTCGGACCCAAAGTGCTCTTCACCAGATCTCCGATGGCGATGGCGCCGACAAAGGACGACTgcggagaaaaaacacaagaagaaaaacatttactaACTCAAGGAGTTAACAGCAAAAgtagaaacatgaaacataaaaatgaatcaaacgCACCAGTCGGGCTGTTTCGGCTTTTTCTTCATCAGCTCCATGTCTGAAGATGTTGACCGGGGCCATCGAGAGGGaagcctgcagagagagagacgctgatCAATCACCCGACCGATCAAAAGGATCAGGAAGCCATCTTGGATCCAGTTCTCGTAGATGAGCCGTTATCAACAGTAAAgaacatttgatattttagcACAATTTCCATTTAACTGCCacaacaactattttttttccattttttggaAGTCACAGAAATtgagtcttttatttattacagctttaactttattttcagattttaacaTTGAAAACTAAAAAGATTAAATTAGGAAACtacatttacaacattttttcCACTATTATAATTTTTCTATTGCACTTTGGAATTCAAGCTACAAACATTGATCATCATTTCTCATCTTGAACAGATCGTTGACTCCATGGTTACAATTAGATGGATATAAATATGTTCTATATTCCCCTGCATGTACTTTATTGTACTCCATcgcttgtgttttatttatcaaatgtgGTTTTATTCATCTTGCTTTCAgctaatattttttaataacttcgtgttcatgtatattttatttaatatttatacatataaagtttgttttgttatataCTAAATGCCATTTATATTATCTTATGATTAATCAATGTACAATAAAACCCCGTTAATAGTTAAAATGATCGTTAACGTGTCTGTCGGTTGGGGCGTAGACGGAGCAGTTTTCTTTCCGAGCAGCATTGAACGCAGCAGTCGCCGAGCCCCGCCCCTGTCATCCTGGAAACCGCTAGAAGCTTCGAACGTTTTTATTTACTAATTTAATCAACAACGtaataaaaaagcaaacaccTCCAGTGTGATGACGATCTGATGATTATAACCTGCGTCACTCAATTCATATAAATTATTATCGTCATATTAATTATTGATAAACGTCCACATCCGCTGGTGTGTTCCCCTCTTGACAGCCACAAAGCCCAGACGACGAGCTAAGCTAGCATGCTAACGGAGCTAGctagagaggaaaagaggaacaCGTCGCATCCGATCTGCGACAGACGACGATTGTAAAACTTCACAGGAGATAAAAGTTTATAATTAGGAGAAACGACAGAACCGTCGTTTGTGTTCGTGACGTGCGAAACAACTGCGGCTGCGGCGTTAGCTTAGCGGCTAGGCGCCTTCACAACGCCCCATGTGCTTTGTCGCCGGTAAAGCGCCGTTAGCTTGGAAGCTAATGTAACGCTGCAAACGTCTCAAACGAGTGCGTGCGCGCGGTTCTACGGAGTATGTGGCCGCTCGATTCTTTAAAGACGTGAACGTGTTTGAGTTTTAACGGTTTCTAGGGTTTTATAAAAGGATTAAATCCGAGATGAACTCACCATGATGTCTGTGATTCAGGGCTCGAGCCGTGTGCACGCTGAAGGAGGGCTGGACGGGACGGTGACGTAGTTACGCACGGACGTAAGTGCTGCGTTCAAGGCAGATCGTGGAGAACACGATGCTTCCTGCGTCCACTGTTGAAAAGGTTGTTTGAAGACACTTAACTGTCTTCTGTGTTAAACACttattttaatgatattttgttCAAGGTCCAAAGGTCAGAAAAGTACGACGGAGTATGAGGGGCCACATGGAGTGAAAAACATTTGGTCATAAGTCGTATATTTATGACAATAAAGTCTTaattcgagaataaagtcgtaattcGAGAAAGCTGTTCCCAGGGCTCAGGtctgtttcctgggttgctgtttatttccgtattaaataaaaaattaaatctttcTGGTAAAATCAAGACTTTTTTCCATGTACATTTACGACATTATTCTtatattacgactttattaagtcaaacttttattttgttccctCAACGTGGCCCCTAAAACTCCGTCGTAGAAAATACTCCATGAAGCTCAagtttgcattttttcaaaattattgtcattttgtcacAACATTCAAAAGAATCCATTATGACAAAAACCCCAAAGGCTTTTAAATGGAACATGTAGTCGACAATAgctccagcaggaggcgctgtcAGTCTCCCAGCAACAACTTGATgatgtttcatcatttcatcacatttcttttcgTAAAAGACAATTTACACAACACGTAACGAGGGGTGTTGGAGGAGGAaaccacattttattttatacatattatatagAAATATGTCCTCCGTCCACATCGTCACTTCCTCTTGTTGGCCCCGCCCCTCCGGCCCCGCTGCCGGGGGGCGGCGGCCTGGACGGGCAGACAGTAGATGTGCAGGGGGAACTTCCTGAAGTAGCTGCTGACCCAGGGTCTGTGGGCGGAGCCAGACATCAGGAAACACAACGTCAACGTGTGTGATGCACGAACCGaaacgatgtgtgtgtgtatgtgtgtatgtgtgtgtgtgtgtgtgtgtgtgtgtgtgtgtgtgtgttagtgtgtgtgtgtgtgttagtgtgtgtgtgtgtgtgtgtgtgtgtgtacttggcGACCCGCTGGCTCAGACTCAGGTGACTTAGGTTCTGCCACATCAGCTTGTTCTCCTGTTGACGGAGGAACTCGTCTTCTCGCTGCCGCTCCACATCCAGACGCAGGGTCTCCCGAAGCTCCGCCTCGATACGACTCAgctgaggaacacacacacacacacacacacacacctttaagtTTTCAATCCCAGTTGAAATAAAGGAACTGTTGGATTGTAATAATCTCTGACGTCACCTCCTCCAGCAGACTCTCGTTCTCGTCcaccttcctctgctgctcgtacagagacagagacgctGGATCAGACAGacgcctcacttcctgtctcacttcctgtctcaccACCTCGTCCACACCTGGTTCACGTGGTTCACCTGTTGTCTGCTGCCTCTGGACGATCggagacaggaaacagctgctgacggatggagagaaagagagagagagtgatgagttcatatttcacttcattatGTTGTCGTGCTGAGTGGCAgaattaatcacacacacacacacacacacacacacacacacacggtcctcCATGTTAACCAGTTTCCATTCTTCAGATTTGTTTACAGTCGGGTCTGATCACAGAAACGTATCCCTCTGCCAAGGTCGCGCCTCAGTGGagagtatcacacacacacacacacacacacacacacacacacacacacacacacacacacacacacacactcacacacacactcacacacacacacacacacacacacacacacacacacacacacacacactcacacacacactcacacacacacactcacacacacacacacacacacacacacacacacacacacacacacacacacacacactcacacactcacacacactctctctctctctctctctctcatcacatTGATGTACAGATTGATTTTCCTCTTCAGACTTTCCTCATACGAAATTTTGTGGATGAATGATCAcgttgtgatgtcatcatcgCACCTGACCAATCAGCTGTTACCTGTGCTCCCTGCTGTCGGACTCCTCCTTAATCTGTGAGAGATGTCGAGCTCCCAACctgccctgcacacacacacacacacacacacacacacacacacacacacacacacacagacagaggataGTGTATCagttaattacattttctcagaggagaggaaaagggagacaGCTTCCCTCGACGACAGTTACCGTGGTGACAGGGGACATCTGTCCGTCAGTCGAcaccacaccaacacacacacacacacatcaggttTCAACAAATGATTTCAACGACGTGTCGTGTGATTGTTTCTGAGCTGGAatgaaaagttttcatttttctcttttctttgtttttttgttcttggaTTGAAGAATTTAGGAAGTAGGAAATTCATAATagtgtcaaaacaaaaagacaacttcatttgttttacagttttaaatcaTCCTCCGACTCGTCAATGTACGTTTCTTCCTTAGTTGTTAAAGCAACAAGTTTTATCTAAAAATGCTTCCTGGTTTCAACTTTATCATTTTCTCTTGTTCACAACAACACTTTGTCCCACATGACGTTCAGCTGCTTCAGTCAATTTAAAGGCTTTTCAATGTTTTCGCTCATTAACTAAACGTAGCCTTTGAAAAATATTACTGATGGATATGTTCCAAAATGATGAGCAGGATCAGAAGGGAACAGACTCAATgagtaaaatacaaaacaaacagttgttagaaaaataatattaagCAACTGATTTGATAGAATAGTTTTTCAACCATATTGActtatatacatttttacatatgaaaatgtcaaattaaatgtaattaaacaacGATTCTTCAGTTTAATAAAACCACATAATTCAACCATCGAGAAATTAGACGTTAATTGATCAAATGAAACTTTGAAGCTTCTCGATCTTCACAGGAGGAATTCTGATGAATGTTTCTGGAATTGCATTAATGTAATGACGTAATTATTAAATAACTAAACGTCTTAAAAAAGAGTTAAAGACATAAAGAAACCACAGTGGAACAATCAGGATGTGCAGATACTCACGTTCTCCTGAGCGTCCatctccgtcctccgtcctccgtgtgtgtgtgtgtgtgtgtgtgtgtgtgtgtgtgtgtgtgcgtgtgtgtccgaCACCTCATTAGTTcagtgtttctgctgcagctcctccgtcTGAATTAGtcatcagtctgtttgtgtttatgtctccAAGAAGTTCTGTTCATCACTTATTCACAGTGGAGATGAGTTCTCCAGCCTCTTCCTGATATAAGATGTGAATGTATATCAGGAAGTACCAAGACTGAAGAAATATGTGATTGGAGAAATTAGTCGTGAGCACGACGTGATTAACAAAACATTACGTCTGAATTAATTTAGACTaaattaattatgaataaaCTCGGTTTCATGATTTCTCTGTAATTATCGATTGTAATTTTCAAAGTGTTGAACATTAATCTGTGGTTAATCATGAATGGACGAGTGTTGATGAGAGACGAACTTTGACCTAAACTTTTCATCACTGCCGTCGTCACGGTGatgtcacaggaaacaggaagtacatgAGAAGAAGAGGCAGTAAACTGAAGAACAcgagagaaaaatattttctacattttgcGATGATGGAGTTTATTATATCAGCAAGAATGATTCATatcatagtaaaaaaaaaacatttgcatctTCAACAACAATTTATTTGTCGAAGTAAATATGTCATATGTTTTGCACTCAATACattaaaatgtgatattttcagGTGTTTGTTAGCGAGTCTGTACAGTGTCTGTAGAAGTGGAAGATGTAGTCGGTGAAGAGCGCCCCCGCGTAGTGGTGGTCGGTACTGCAGTCGGCTTGACCCTGGACGACGACACataatattacattcatttacgACATATTGTAAGATGAAGGTTTCTTTAGATCTACTCAGAGTCATGGTCACTACATATATAttctaatatttatattttcgcAGAATTTATTGAAATCAAGAATAGTTAATTAaagttataaatcaaataaaacaagaaaaatatgataattttcAGATTCTTACGGCGACTGTGGAGCGAAAG
This region of Scophthalmus maximus strain ysfricsl-2021 chromosome 12, ASM2237912v1, whole genome shotgun sequence genomic DNA includes:
- the nots gene encoding nothepsin gives rise to the protein MTRLLLLVLVGWTWTSSAVVRIPLRRVRSIRSQLRADGLLDEFLRDHRPDAFNRRYAQCFPIGTPSLRLGRSSERIYNFMDAQYYGEVQLGTPEQNFSVIFDTGSSDIWVPSSYCVSQACVLHRRFRAFDSTSFHHDGRMFGIHYGSGHLLGVMARDTLKIGNLSIVNQEFGESVYEPGATFVMARFDGVLGMGYPALAEILGNPVFDNMLAQKTVDEPVFSFYLSRRTSSSSPEGELILGGIDESLYSGTMNWIPVTAKGYWQIKMDSVAVQGTSSFCPRGCQAIVDTGTSLIAGPTVDILNLQQLIGATPTNIGEFLIDCVRLSSLPHVTFVLGGTEYTLTAEQYVRKEMLGDKEFCFSGFMTVDIVSPEGPLWILGDVFLTEYYSVFDRGQDRVGFAPARHPSER
- the cct2 gene encoding T-complex protein 1 subunit beta; the encoded protein is MASLSMAPVNIFRHGADEEKAETARLSSFVGAIAIGDLVKSTLGPKGMDKILLGGGKGASVTVTNDGATILKAIGVDNPAAKVLVDMSKVQDDEVGDGTTSVTVLAAELLREAELLIAKKIHPQTIISGWRKATQAAREALREAAVDHSNDDARFQEDLLNISRTTLSSKLLTHHKDHFANLAVNAVMRLKGSGNLDAIHVIKKLGGSLTDSYLDEGFLLDKKIGVNQPKRLENVNILIANTGMDTDKIKVFGSRVRVDSMAKVAEIEQAEKEKMKEKVERILKHGINCFINRQLIYNYPEQLFAQAGIMAIEHADFSGVERLALVTGGEITSTFDHPELVKLGHCKLIEEVMIGEDTLIHFSGVSMGEACTIILRGATQQILDEAERSLHDALCVLAQTVKEPRTVYGGGCSEMLMARVVSDLANRTPGKEAVAMESFAKALMTLPTIIADNAGYDSADLVAQLRAAHQDNKSSFGLNMFEGTIGNMAELGITESFQVKRQVLLSASEAAEMILRVDNIIKAAPRKRVPDHHPC